From the Kribbella sp. CA-293567 genome, the window AGGGTGAGGTCGCCCCTCGCCTCCCGGAGCAGTCGAACTAGGGCGGCCGGTAGCCGGTCTCCTCCTGGATCGCCGCCGCTTCGGCAGCATGGCCGGCGGCGGGTTCCAGGACGGCGAGCAGGCGCAGAGCGCGGCAGACGAGGATGCGATGGCCGAGCCGGCGAGCGGACAGCAAGGTCTGCTTGGCCAGCTCTGCTGCTCGTTCGGGCTGGCCTCTGCCCAGATCCGCCTCGGCCAGACCCAGCACGGACTCGGCGACCGTCGCCCGGTGGCCGTTGCTCCGAGCGATGCCCCCGGCGGCCTGGTGGTGGCGAGCAGCGTCGTTCCAGTGCCCCCGGCGGCTGCAGATGGTTCCTAGCGCGTTGAGGGCGGCGGCCTCGTGCCAGGGCTGGCCGTTGCCGTGGCTGCGGGTCAGTGCCCTCCTCGCCCAGCTCTCGGCTTCCTCCAGGTACTCCAGGTCCGCATACAGCAGAGCCGTTTCGTACTGCTGTGGCAGCGACTCGTCCGGAGACTGCGCGGCCTCGCGGAGATCTGTCTCCGCCTGTTCGAGGTTGCCCAGCAATCGGTGCGCGACGCCGCGGTTGAACAGCGCCACGGTCCTGTTGCGCACGTCGGGCGCGATCTCGACCGCCTCGTCCGCGGCGGCGAGAGCGGCGGCCAGGTTGCCGAGACTGCACTGCGCGTTGCTCAGACTGTTGAGGGCGTTGACCAAAGCTCCAGGGCGGTCGAACTCCCGCAGTCCGTTGACTCCTCGGTTCAGCAGTTCCGCGGCTTTCCGTGAGTCGCCCTGGTCGTCGAGAGCCATCCCCAGGTTACACAGCAGTGCGGAATAACCGAGGCCGAATCCTGCGCGGGCGTAGAGTTCGGCCGCCTGGCCGGCCAGTTCGATCGCTGTAGCGGTGTCGCCACTGGCGAACTGCAGTGCTCCCAGGCTGTGCAGCATCGCGCCTTGCCCGCCCAGGTGCCCGCTTGCCTTGGCGGCCGCTGTTCCGCTCAGCACGGTCGCACGCCAGGCATCGACGCGGTGGTTGAGTGTCAGGTACTGGCGGAGGATGTCGGCCAGCTGCCAGGCGACCTGAGCAGGCCCGTGCTCGGCAGTTCGCTTGACCATGGCGACCAGTCCGGCCTCTTCCTCCTCCAACCAGGTCTGCGCCTCGTCCGGGTGGCCGAAGACCTGCAGCCCGAGCTGAGGGGTCAGCCGCACAGCCGGAAGGTAAGCGAAACGGGTGGCAGCATCGGCTGTCGCCAGGTACCAATCGCAGAGCCGGCTCCACGCTGGTTGGGCATCCGGCTCCACCTCGGCACGCTGCTCGGCGTACAGGCGGATGAGGTCGTGCATGCGGTACCTGTCGCCTTGACGGACGAGCAGGTTGGCGCTGACCAAGCTGTCCAGCAGAGCACCGGCTTGCTGCAGATTCGAGCCCAGGAGCGCGGCAGCGGTGGGGACGGTCACGTCTGGCCCGGGCACCAGTCCCAACAGGGCGAAGAGGCGCCGTGAGCTGGGCAGCAATCCCTCGTACGAGCGGGCGAACGCTCCTTCCACCGCAGCGTCCGGCTCACCGACCACTGAGAGCGCCAGCAGCCTGTTGCTGCCGCGCAACTCGTCTGCATACGCAGCGATCGAGTCATCCGACCGCAGAGCCAGGTGACCGGCCGCGATCCGCAGCGCGAGCGGAAGGCAGCCACACAACCTGACAAGGTCCTCCACTGCCTGCAGTTCCCGGTCGACCCGGTCAGCCCCGAGCACGGCCCGCAGCAGCTCTACAGCCTCAGTCAGCTCCAGTACTGCGACAGTCGTCCCCAAGGCACTGTCCAGAACACTCAACCCGGCAAGCTCGTTCCGGCTCGTCACCAGTACTGCGCTGTCACGCGAACCCGGCAGCAACGGCCTGACCTGCCGCGAGTCCTTGGCATCGTCCAGCAGGATCAGCACCTGCTTGTCGGCCAGCATCGAACGCAGCCGAGCCGAGAGCGTGTCCACGTCACCTGTCAGTACCTCGGACCCAGCCAGCTCGAGCAGCGAGCGCAGTACTTCCAGCGGCTCCCGCTCGGAGTCGCCGGCACCGTCCAGCCGCACATACCACTGCCCGTCCGGGTAGCGGTTTCGCAACTGGTGGGCCACCCGCACAGCCAGCGCGGTCTTGCCCGCCCCGGGCGGCCCACTGATCGTCACCACCGGTACGCCGGCAGAGCTCGTCAGCCGCGTGACGATCGCGTCGACCTCGTCCTGCCGCCCGACGAAGTCCCCGATATCCAGCGGGAGCTGCCGATGCACCTGCCACTCGGCAGGCGCGGGAGGCCGATCTTGCACCTCCCCGGCCAGTACAGCCAGGTGGACACGCTGGATCTCCTCACCGGGGTCGATTCCCAGCTCTTCCCGCAGCAGCTCCGCCACCTGCTGGTACGCCGCCAACGCCTCCGCCTGCCGGGCCGAGCTGTGCAGCGCGAGGATCAACTGTGCCCAGAACCTCTCCCTCAGCGGGTACTGCTTCGTCAGCGCGGTCAGCTCCGGCACCAGCTCCGCGTGCTCACGCAGGGCGAGCCGCGCGTCCATCAACTGCTCAGTGACCCGCAGCCACTCCTCCTGCAGCACCGAACGCTGGTCGCGGACCACTGGGTAGTCCAGAGCTCCGGTCAGCGGCTCGCCCACCCAGAGCCGCAGCGCCGCCGTCAGGTCGGCGATGGTCCCCGCGGCGGCCAGTAACCGGAACCGGCGAAGGTCCAGCTGTTCGTCGTCCACGTCGAGCCGGTAGCCGCCGATGACCGTCTGCAGCCCGGACTCGGGGCCGAGCACCGCACGGAGCCGCGACACTGCCGTGTGCAGAGCACGCTGCGGATGTGCCGGCGGCTCACCACCCCATAACCAGAGGACTAGCTCCGAGAAGGTGACCGTCTGGTTCGCGTTGATCAGCAGCGCGGCCAGCAGCGTCCGCAGCCGGGGTGCCCCGATCGGCACCTCCGTCCCCTCTTCAAGGACCGCTATGGGACCCAGTAGTCGAAAGGCGGGACGCATGCTGGTCAGTGTCTCCCGACCAGGGGTCCGTCCCCTCCAGCAGCGCGTGTCCCAACGAGGTTGCCTGATGAATCACGGACTTTCCCTGCCGCTGCGACACGATCAGCCCGGCGTCCCGCAGTACTGCGGTCTGGTGGCTCGCCGTCGCGAGAGTGATGTCACAGGAGCGAGCCAGCTGGGTAGTGGTCGAGCCGTCGACGGTCAGCGCCAGCACGGTCGCCCGGGTCCGGCCCACCAGCGCGGCGAGCCGCTCCTGGGTGTCGACGCCCGACCGCTCCTTGTGCAACAGACCACTGGCGTGCTTGATCGGGAACACCAGGACCGGCGACAGCCCCTCGTCGGCCAGCTTCGTCGGTGCCTTCCAGCAGAAGTACGACGGCTGCAGGCGCAGGCCACGACCGTCCAGCCGCATCTCCTCGTCGGCAGGGTAGGCCGCGATCTCCAGCACCTGGCCGCTCCACCGTGCTTGTGGATGGATGTCCGTCAGCATGGAGGCGACCCCGCCGGCGGTCAGTTGCTGCATCCGTTGCCGGTTGTCCGCCTGTACTGCGGCCCGCAGCGACGGCCAGTACGCCGCCAGCGCCTGACGGTGGTAGACCCGCACGGAGTGGCCGAGCCGATGCAAGGTCTCCGGTCGAGCCTCGGAGAGCTGCCGCACCCAGGTGGCCGCCGTGCGCCGGGCACACAACCTCGACAAGTCTGTCCGGACCTGCTGACGCGGTGCCGACAGCATGAGATCGACAGCGTCGCCGAACTCGCTGGATCGGGCCGTGGGCGTCAGGAAGTCCGGGGAGTAGCCCACCGGCGGAGCCAGCGCGGCCAGTGGCCCCACCGTCTCCCGTGGCAGTCGCCGGCGCATGCGTTGCCGCCAGGCGCCGTACGCGAGCGGGCCGTCCTCGACCTGCAGCATGTGCAGGCTGAGCAGGACCTCCCACAGGGGATCCGGCTCGGCGGCGAGCGTCGTACGGGCAAAGTCCTCGGCAGTGAAGTGAATCCGCAGCATTGCTGTCCTTCCCACTCCCGGTCCACGCAGGGCCGGGCAAAGTGACCCCAGAGCACTAGGGAAACAGCCGCCCCTTACCGATCGCTCACCTCCGGGTGACGTTTCTCTCCCAGCCCCGTCGGCAGGCGGGTTTTAGGGCACGATTGGCCCCGGGAGAGGGTCACCGGAAGGAGCAGAGATGCAGTTCGGCCGCAGTTACGAGGAGTTCGAGGTCGGTGCGGTCTACAAGCACTGGCCCGGCAAGACGGTCACCGAGTCCGACGACCACCTGTTCTGCCTGCTCACGATGAACCACCACCCGCTGCACCTGGACGCCAACTACGCCGAGCAGACCACCCAGTTCGGCAAGAACGTTGTAGTTGGCAACTACATCTACTCGATCCTGCTCGGCATGTCGGTCCCCGACGTGAGCGGCAAGGCGATCGCCAACCTGGAGATCGAGTCGTTGCGGCACATCGCCCCGACCTTCCACGGCGACACCATCTACGGCGAGACCGTGGTGCTGGACAAGTGGGAGTCGAAGTCCAAGGACGACCGGGGCGTGGTCTACGTCGAGACCAAGGGCTACAAGCAGGACGGCACCGTCGTCTGCCTGTTCAAGCGCAAGGTGATGGTCCCGAAGAACTCCTACCTCGAGGCCCGCGGCGGCGACCAGCCCGCCCGCCCCACCCCGGTGGAGTGAGGCCGGCCGAGCCGGTTGCCACTGCTCAGCCGGGCGGGCGGAGCTCGACGAGGACAGCCGAAGGCATCCGCAAGGTGACCGTCAGGTCCGCGCCGTCGCGTTCTACCGGCGTTACCTGAAGTTCGTTGTGCGCAGCCAACTCGGCCCACTGCTCCTCGGTCGGCCAGTCGCCGACGCCGATCGCGGCCGCCGCCGTGACCAGATCGCCCGGGGTTCCAGGAGCCAGCCAGGTGGCGGTCGCCCGCCAGGCGGGGTCCACTCCGGGAAACGAGAGTGTGACGTCTCGCGTCAGCTCTGCCGCGCCGCCGGATTTCGACTGGTCGAGCGTCAGGTTCCACACCAGGACGGCGATCCGGTCGCGGTCCCTGGAGGCCCACGCCTCCACCAGCCCTCCGCCGCCGTCGCCCTCGAACGCCACGGGCAGTTCGGCCGGTCCCAGGCGGCTCAGCAGCGACATCGCGTGGAAGCGCGGCTTCGCGAGGCCGCCGATGGTCTGCAGCCCGAAGCCGCCGTGCAGCCAGCGGGGTGGCCGGCCGAGCTCCTCGAAATGGTCCGACGCGACCCAGTACGCCAGCGCATCGACCCGTCCGGCCGCTGACCGCATCCCGCGTAGCAGGAACACCCCGGAGAACACGGAGTCGTTGATCGGGTTGAAGTGCCTCGGCGTCACTCCCCACTCGGTCCACAGGATCCGTGCCCGGCCGAAGCCGTGCCGGTCGAGCGAGGCCTGCACATCGAGCGGCGGACTCCCGTAGGTATGCGTCGTGACGAAGTCCACCGGCGAGCCGGTCGAGGCGGCGTGGGCGAGCAGGTCGTCCACCCAGCCGGCCGCGGCCGACGAGGGGCCACCGACGGCGAGCCGCTCGTCGACCGACTTCACCGCGGCGGCGCTCACGTCGTACAGGTGCATCCACTCGGCCTTGCTGCCGGACCAGAAGACCTCGAGGTTCGCCTCGTTCCAGACCTCGAAGTCCCAGCCCAGCACCTCGTCCGGCCCGTACCGCTCGACCAGGTGCGCGACCAGCGCCCGGACCAGGTCGTGCCACCGCTCGTAGGACTTCGGCGGCGAGATGATCGCGCCGTACTCGAAGACCGTCCTCGCCGGATCGGAGGCCAGGTCCCGCGGCATGAAGCCGAGCTCGACCACCGGCCGCAGCCCGATCCCCAGCAGCTTGTCGTAGATCGCGTCGACGACCTCGAAGTCGTACTGCGGTACGCCGTCCACCTCGCGGTAGACCCGGGTGTCGTCGTGGAAGATCGCATGCGCCCGCACCGTCCGGACACCGAGCTCGTCATGCATCCGCCGCAGCGCCTGCTCCAGCTCGGCGCCGATCTCGCGACCGCCGCTCGACTCCTCGCAGAGCAGCTGACTGAGCCGCTCGCTGCCCACCATCGGCACCCACGGGCGATGCAGTTCAGTGCCTTCGGCAAGGGCGTCGACAGTCAGCCGGACGGCCGGAACGTTGCCATTGTCAACCAGTGGCGTCGCCTCCACCGACGCGCCCGGACGCCCGTGCACCGTCACCTCAGGGACACTCGCCACCGCATACCTGTACGTCGTACCGGCGGTGCAGGTGGTGTCGACATACGGCGGTCCGGGCACCGACAAGAGGTCACCGCTGTGATGATCGACCGGTTCGAGGGACGAATCGTCCGGGCCGCGCAGGATCACGTAGCCCACCGCCCCCGGCACCGGCGACCAGTCCACGGTCACCTGCCCGACCCCACCCACCGCCGTCACCGAGGCGGGTGGGTCCAGGTCAGGCAGTGGAACGGCGCGGGTCTCGTCGCTGCGGATCGCGATCCGCTCGTCCCAGTCGGCCTTCGCGTTGCTCATACAAGTGACTCCCGTGTGTCAGTCGAGGCCGGCGGTGAACTGCTCCATGGCGATCAGCGGCTTGACCTTCCGGACCACGTCACCGGTGGCGAAGTTGCGGCGGATCACGTCGTTCGCGAAGACGTTGCCGATAGCACCCATCACCATCGCCTGGTCCAGCGACAGGTAGCGGCGGGCGATCAGTCCGGACTTCACCGCCACCGAGTCGAAGAACCCACCCCTGCCGTACGCGTGCAGTCTCGACTCGATCCGGACCAGGTTCTGGATCGCCTGCCGTGGGGCGTACTGCATCGCGAGGAAGGCCGCATGCGGAGTCACCACACCGTCGCCGTACTTCGGGTTCGGGTTGACTCCCTCCCGGCAGCCGTCGAAGCCCGCGTCGTAGTTGGTCGCCTCGAGGTCGGACGGGTAACCACCCGGGTCCATCCCGATCGCGTCCACCCCGTAGACGGAGTACCCGCCCTTCGGGTTGCTCGCGGGGGAGAAGCCCCAGTAGCCGTACTTCGCCTCGTCCAGCCCGTGCTCGATGTGGGCCCGGACCGTCAGCGGGTGGTTGATCCCCCAACTGCGCGGTGCCCACCGCGACTCCGGCACGAACAGGTCGGGCATCAGCGACTCGAACATGTCGCCGCCCCAGGACGGGACCATCCGCATCCCGCGATAGGAGTAGCTGCCCTCGAACACGTCGATGCCGAGGTAGGTGCGGTGCACGCCGACCGGCTTCTGCTCGACCCAGGCCCAGTCGCAGGACTCCGGGAAGGTCCGGTAGGTGGCGAAGTACTGCTGCGGCGGGACCTGGCCTCGGGCGATCCCGATGTACGGCGCGATCCGGGCCTCGGTGTTGCAGGTGTCGTAGTGGAACTTGCGGTAGAACACGTCCGGACCGGTCCCGGCGTGATTGCCCCGGTCGGTCTCCTCGTCCGGCGGTGAGGTCTCGAAGAAGCCGCCCCGCATCAGTCCGCCCGGCCGGACAGCGGGGTTGTAGTAGTAGGCGAAGTTCATCTGGTTCAGCAGCGAGTCGGCCAGCCGGCGGACCCGCGGCTCGGCGTTGCGGACCACCATCAGCGCGGCGGCGAACCAGCCGTTGTCCACGCTGGAGACGAACGGCGTGATCGGTTTGGTGCCGTCCGGGTCGACGGTCAGCACCGCGCCGGTCGCTTCGTCGTACCAGTTGAAGTACATGCCGCTCGGCTCGTGGTGGTCGACCTTCGCCATCGTCGTCAGCGTCCGGGTGAGCCGCCGGACGGACTCCTGCGGGGAGATGATGCCGAGCTCGCGGGCGACCACGGTGCTCCACAGGTAGCCGCCGATGTTGGTCGGCGACGTGTACTTGCTGCGCACCGGGTCGGTGACGGACTCGCCGATGTTGTCGGCGGGAAGGCCGGTCCGCTCGTCCGTCATCGCGACCAGGCTGCGCCAGGTGTCGCGGGCCCAGCGGCCGACCAGCGCCCGGTCGTGGCGGCTCGGATGCCAGCCGCCCTTGAGCAGGGCGCCCGGATCGGGGCTCGCGGCGCCGCGCGGACCGGCGTACGAGCTGGTGGTGAGGCCGGCGGAACCGGCGAGAGCGGCAGTACCTGAAACTGCCAACAGGGTGCGTCGGCTGATGTTGGCGGTCATCGGAGCCTCCAGAATCGCTTGTACTACGGGGTTATTTGATGCCGGTGATGGCGATGCCCTTGGTGACATGGCGCTGGAAGGCCAGGAAGATCACCAGCACCGGTACGACGACCACGACCGCGCCGGCCATCAGCAGGCCGAAGTTCTGCGCGTTCTGTCCGGTCGAGTACAGGGCGAGGGCGACGGGCAGGGTGTACTTCTCCTCGGTCTGGGCCACCACGAGCGGCCAGAGGAAGTTGTTCCAGGAGCCGAGGAAGGTGAGGATCCCAAGAGTGGCCAGGGCCGGCCTGGTCAACGGGAGCATGATCCGGGCGAAGATGCCGAGCTCGCCGCTGCCGTCCACCCGGGCGGCGTCCATCAGGTCGTCGGGCAGGCCCTGGAAGAACTGCCGCATCAGGAAGACCCCGAACGGGGACACCAGGAACGGCAGGATCAGGCCGGGGTAGGTGTTGGCCAGCCCGGCGTTGGTGACCAGGACGAAGAGCGGGACGAAAGTGACCACGCCGGGAATC encodes:
- a CDS encoding AfsR/SARP family transcriptional regulator, producing MPIGAPRLRTLLAALLINANQTVTFSELVLWLWGGEPPAHPQRALHTAVSRLRAVLGPESGLQTVIGGYRLDVDDEQLDLRRFRLLAAAGTIADLTAALRLWVGEPLTGALDYPVVRDQRSVLQEEWLRVTEQLMDARLALREHAELVPELTALTKQYPLRERFWAQLILALHSSARQAEALAAYQQVAELLREELGIDPGEEIQRVHLAVLAGEVQDRPPAPAEWQVHRQLPLDIGDFVGRQDEVDAIVTRLTSSAGVPVVTISGPPGAGKTALAVRVAHQLRNRYPDGQWYVRLDGAGDSEREPLEVLRSLLELAGSEVLTGDVDTLSARLRSMLADKQVLILLDDAKDSRQVRPLLPGSRDSAVLVTSRNELAGLSVLDSALGTTVAVLELTEAVELLRAVLGADRVDRELQAVEDLVRLCGCLPLALRIAAGHLALRSDDSIAAYADELRGSNRLLALSVVGEPDAAVEGAFARSYEGLLPSSRRLFALLGLVPGPDVTVPTAAALLGSNLQQAGALLDSLVSANLLVRQGDRYRMHDLIRLYAEQRAEVEPDAQPAWSRLCDWYLATADAATRFAYLPAVRLTPQLGLQVFGHPDEAQTWLEEEEAGLVAMVKRTAEHGPAQVAWQLADILRQYLTLNHRVDAWRATVLSGTAAAKASGHLGGQGAMLHSLGALQFASGDTATAIELAGQAAELYARAGFGLGYSALLCNLGMALDDQGDSRKAAELLNRGVNGLREFDRPGALVNALNSLSNAQCSLGNLAAALAAADEAVEIAPDVRNRTVALFNRGVAHRLLGNLEQAETDLREAAQSPDESLPQQYETALLYADLEYLEEAESWARRALTRSHGNGQPWHEAAALNALGTICSRRGHWNDAARHHQAAGGIARSNGHRATVAESVLGLAEADLGRGQPERAAELAKQTLLSARRLGHRILVCRALRLLAVLEPAAGHAAEAAAIQEETGYRPP
- a CDS encoding ArsR/SmtB family transcription factor, with translation MLRIHFTAEDFARTTLAAEPDPLWEVLLSLHMLQVEDGPLAYGAWRQRMRRRLPRETVGPLAALAPPVGYSPDFLTPTARSSEFGDAVDLMLSAPRQQVRTDLSRLCARRTAATWVRQLSEARPETLHRLGHSVRVYHRQALAAYWPSLRAAVQADNRQRMQQLTAGGVASMLTDIHPQARWSGQVLEIAAYPADEEMRLDGRGLRLQPSYFCWKAPTKLADEGLSPVLVFPIKHASGLLHKERSGVDTQERLAALVGRTRATVLALTVDGSTTTQLARSCDITLATASHQTAVLRDAGLIVSQRQGKSVIHQATSLGHALLEGTDPWSGDTDQHASRLSTTGSHSGP
- a CDS encoding MaoC family dehydratase codes for the protein MQFGRSYEEFEVGAVYKHWPGKTVTESDDHLFCLLTMNHHPLHLDANYAEQTTQFGKNVVVGNYIYSILLGMSVPDVSGKAIANLEIESLRHIAPTFHGDTIYGETVVLDKWESKSKDDRGVVYVETKGYKQDGTVVCLFKRKVMVPKNSYLEARGGDQPARPTPVE
- a CDS encoding GH39 family glycosyl hydrolase → MSNAKADWDERIAIRSDETRAVPLPDLDPPASVTAVGGVGQVTVDWSPVPGAVGYVILRGPDDSSLEPVDHHSGDLLSVPGPPYVDTTCTAGTTYRYAVASVPEVTVHGRPGASVEATPLVDNGNVPAVRLTVDALAEGTELHRPWVPMVGSERLSQLLCEESSGGREIGAELEQALRRMHDELGVRTVRAHAIFHDDTRVYREVDGVPQYDFEVVDAIYDKLLGIGLRPVVELGFMPRDLASDPARTVFEYGAIISPPKSYERWHDLVRALVAHLVERYGPDEVLGWDFEVWNEANLEVFWSGSKAEWMHLYDVSAAAVKSVDERLAVGGPSSAAAGWVDDLLAHAASTGSPVDFVTTHTYGSPPLDVQASLDRHGFGRARILWTEWGVTPRHFNPINDSVFSGVFLLRGMRSAAGRVDALAYWVASDHFEELGRPPRWLHGGFGLQTIGGLAKPRFHAMSLLSRLGPAELPVAFEGDGGGGLVEAWASRDRDRIAVLVWNLTLDQSKSGGAAELTRDVTLSFPGVDPAWRATATWLAPGTPGDLVTAAAAIGVGDWPTEEQWAELAAHNELQVTPVERDGADLTVTLRMPSAVLVELRPPG
- a CDS encoding glucoamylase family protein → MTANISRRTLLAVSGTAALAGSAGLTTSSYAGPRGAASPDPGALLKGGWHPSRHDRALVGRWARDTWRSLVAMTDERTGLPADNIGESVTDPVRSKYTSPTNIGGYLWSTVVARELGIISPQESVRRLTRTLTTMAKVDHHEPSGMYFNWYDEATGAVLTVDPDGTKPITPFVSSVDNGWFAAALMVVRNAEPRVRRLADSLLNQMNFAYYYNPAVRPGGLMRGGFFETSPPDEETDRGNHAGTGPDVFYRKFHYDTCNTEARIAPYIGIARGQVPPQQYFATYRTFPESCDWAWVEQKPVGVHRTYLGIDVFEGSYSYRGMRMVPSWGGDMFESLMPDLFVPESRWAPRSWGINHPLTVRAHIEHGLDEAKYGYWGFSPASNPKGGYSVYGVDAIGMDPGGYPSDLEATNYDAGFDGCREGVNPNPKYGDGVVTPHAAFLAMQYAPRQAIQNLVRIESRLHAYGRGGFFDSVAVKSGLIARRYLSLDQAMVMGAIGNVFANDVIRRNFATGDVVRKVKPLIAMEQFTAGLD
- a CDS encoding carbohydrate ABC transporter permease, whose protein sequence is MRRTWWIYLIAVLGLVAVAAPFLWMLLGSFKTQGELLRVPPTWWPEAPTTQNYDDLFSKANFPRYFLNSTIVALAVTAGNLLFCSMVGYALAKLNFRGRNALFVVVLGTLMIPGVVTFVPLFVLVTNAGLANTYPGLILPFLVSPFGVFLMRQFFQGLPDDLMDAARVDGSGELGIFARIMLPLTRPALATLGILTFLGSWNNFLWPLVVAQTEEKYTLPVALALYSTGQNAQNFGLLMAGAVVVVVPVLVIFLAFQRHVTKGIAITGIK